In Haladaptatus sp. QDMS2, a single window of DNA contains:
- a CDS encoding alginate lyase family protein, with protein MRDWAIAFTTTAVKMEPSQVRGVLHRKMKSRLLPYIPVDKSKKYGGNTPTGGVNFDSVTETIDLVRSTLDNDYKSYLEDNIQALRDGTLSLLGRSVKGGNQFPARIPPLVGEKYNYPRQWTLKLLSLEPALWISLCPDSTTVEFAESLLNWLEAWDTSRISKIGDSNSFRRYWAPYTVSRRICNLVRLGVIFEKESTNTEILQRSLIRDVQFLKNHIEYDVGGNHLVENACALLVGGTALSDDEAKTQGLKILVEELPSQLLEDGMHYERSTMYHTILLYQLTWSLSVLQESGYSIPIPIKSDIKSMYEFLYCVSPGNANYPLLNDSVYHECPSRVSCLRLAEKVFNFNPPDSEVLTGESGYYQLQSQNLTAIIDGGKPCPDHLPGHAHNDVGNIVLWVEDEPVIVDTGVYDYQSGTRRGYVRSVTAHNTIQVGDGDQAILHGRFKMGPRPNPKVHLKEKDLVKVEFDSPMFTGKYQHIRTVSSIDKGFKIIDEVCGGDAPYKSRFHLSPDISVEILNNIVKVETPNGEFLDISVSGVDEIELIDTEYYPQYGVEVSRPTIKSVVHNQSNECKRFVHEFNCPNK; from the coding sequence ATGAGAGATTGGGCAATAGCATTCACCACAACGGCCGTGAAAATGGAGCCAAGTCAGGTCAGAGGAGTACTCCATCGTAAAATGAAATCTAGATTACTCCCTTACATTCCAGTAGACAAATCCAAGAAATATGGTGGGAATACCCCCACTGGAGGTGTAAATTTTGATTCGGTGACTGAGACGATCGACCTCGTCAGGTCAACACTTGATAACGATTACAAATCGTATCTCGAGGATAATATCCAAGCCCTTCGAGATGGCACACTATCGTTGCTGGGCCGTTCGGTAAAAGGCGGTAATCAATTCCCGGCAAGAATTCCGCCGCTCGTGGGTGAAAAGTATAACTACCCCCGTCAATGGACACTAAAGCTCCTTTCGCTTGAACCCGCATTATGGATTTCATTGTGTCCAGACTCAACAACAGTCGAGTTTGCTGAATCACTCCTGAACTGGTTAGAAGCGTGGGATACCTCTAGAATCTCGAAGATTGGCGATTCGAATTCGTTCCGTAGATATTGGGCACCTTATACAGTGTCCAGGCGTATCTGTAATCTCGTTCGATTAGGTGTGATTTTTGAGAAAGAGTCAACGAATACTGAAATTCTCCAGAGATCTCTTATCCGTGATGTTCAATTCTTAAAGAACCATATAGAGTACGACGTTGGAGGAAATCATCTGGTTGAGAATGCATGTGCGCTCCTTGTTGGAGGAACTGCATTGTCAGATGACGAAGCGAAAACCCAAGGGCTGAAAATTCTGGTGGAAGAACTCCCCTCGCAGTTACTTGAGGATGGAATGCATTATGAAAGGAGTACGATGTATCACACAATCCTACTATACCAACTCACTTGGTCACTCTCCGTGCTGCAAGAATCGGGGTACTCGATACCGATTCCTATCAAATCCGACATCAAATCGATGTACGAGTTCCTTTATTGTGTATCCCCTGGAAATGCAAATTATCCATTACTAAACGATTCCGTCTATCACGAGTGCCCATCGAGAGTGAGTTGTCTTCGTTTGGCAGAAAAAGTGTTTAATTTCAACCCCCCAGATTCGGAAGTGTTGACCGGTGAGTCAGGCTATTATCAACTCCAGTCCCAGAACCTCACAGCAATCATTGATGGGGGAAAACCATGTCCAGATCACCTACCAGGACATGCACATAACGATGTGGGTAACATTGTATTATGGGTAGAAGATGAACCAGTTATCGTAGATACCGGTGTTTACGATTATCAATCGGGGACACGGCGAGGTTACGTTCGAAGCGTAACTGCTCACAACACGATTCAAGTAGGTGACGGAGATCAGGCCATTCTCCACGGTCGTTTTAAAATGGGACCCCGACCAAATCCCAAAGTCCATTTGAAAGAAAAAGACTTGGTGAAAGTAGAATTTGATTCTCCCATGTTTACTGGGAAATATCAGCACATCAGGACTGTTTCCTCTATTGATAAAGGGTTCAAGATTATAGACGAAGTATGTGGTGGTGATGCCCCATACAAAAGCAGATTTCATCTTTCTCCCGACATTTCCGTAGAAATCCTAAATAACATAGTGAAGGTAGAAACACCTAATGGGGAATTTCTCGATATTTCGGTATCCGGTGTTGATGAGATTGAACTAATAGATACGGAATATTATCCCCAATATGGCGTCGAGGTCTCCCGGCCAACAATAAAATCGGTAGTTCACAACCAATCAAATGAATGTAAGCGCTTTGTACATGAGTTTAATTGCCCTAACAAATGA
- a CDS encoding prenyltransferase/squalene oxidase repeat-containing protein — MAAVKWLFKSQDVTGTGGSAASYNLFLGWEAPYPETTGYIIPTLYDVSEWYNFPEARERAEKMAEWLLSVQLPSGAFPAGTYSEDGTEPSVFNTGQILRGLVRANQETNNEKYRESAVSAIRWLSKVQRNDGRWDTFDYNGTSHAYSSRISWPVLEAAEEFDVELGYEVASANLRWVLSQQRENDWFERSSFDGSDTAYLHTIAYTIRGLLESAILFDGDLEKECEKAAKATAERLLHLQNENKILLGVYDSTWNPVGEYRCLTGNAQMAIVWGRLFEMYENRKYLIAMEESVDYLTNSQTLHGPPSIHGGIRGSDPVWGNYMYFRYPNWASKFFIDALMKWNMLEE; from the coding sequence ATGGCTGCAGTGAAGTGGCTGTTCAAGTCTCAAGATGTAACTGGGACGGGAGGGTCAGCCGCAAGCTATAACCTATTTTTGGGATGGGAAGCCCCCTATCCAGAAACGACTGGGTACATCATTCCCACACTGTATGATGTGTCCGAGTGGTATAATTTTCCGGAAGCACGTGAGAGGGCTGAGAAGATGGCAGAGTGGTTGTTAAGCGTCCAATTGCCAAGTGGCGCTTTCCCCGCAGGGACCTATTCAGAAGATGGTACTGAACCAAGTGTCTTCAACACTGGCCAAATTCTTCGGGGGTTGGTACGCGCAAACCAAGAGACGAATAACGAGAAGTACAGGGAAAGCGCCGTTTCAGCGATCAGATGGCTATCAAAGGTGCAAAGAAATGACGGTCGCTGGGATACATTCGATTACAACGGTACAAGTCACGCTTATTCTAGCCGTATCAGTTGGCCAGTTTTGGAAGCAGCCGAAGAGTTTGATGTCGAGCTCGGATACGAAGTTGCATCTGCCAATCTTCGGTGGGTCCTCTCACAACAAAGAGAGAACGATTGGTTTGAGAGAAGTAGCTTCGACGGATCAGATACCGCGTACTTACACACAATAGCGTATACGATCCGAGGATTACTAGAATCGGCAATACTCTTCGATGGAGACCTCGAAAAGGAGTGTGAGAAAGCAGCGAAAGCTACCGCGGAAAGATTACTGCATCTACAGAATGAAAATAAAATCTTACTCGGTGTATACGACTCGACCTGGAATCCAGTTGGCGAGTATCGTTGTTTAACAGGGAACGCACAGATGGCAATCGTGTGGGGACGATTATTTGAAATGTACGAGAATAGAAAATATTTAATTGCTATGGAAGAGAGCGTTGATTATCTCACAAATTCACAAACGCTACACGGACCTCCATCAATACACGGTGGAATTCGTGGATCAGATCCAGTTTGGGGAAACTACATGTATTTCAGATATCCCAATTGGGCAAGCAAGTTCTTCATCGACGCTCTCATGAAATGGAATATGTTGGAGGAATAA
- a CDS encoding glycosyltransferase family 4 protein gives MDILSLSIGAPNGDAKWWRISNISNQLQNYGHNVHHVCYGDESLGTKKGLDELERNSTDVTIIDSSLTAASIRNVFHENIVENYDCIYGNNHVSTLFGNLRIFDDVPVIYDIHGDILQEHLLKYESNPQLPNRFSLKSGSKLLTKWVIYKSNLSASSAILSVSKKMKRKLQDDGIPKSKISYITNGVDLDFFSQENSQHQPLKEELGLSSELIVGYVGGFQEWQGVQSLISAAKQIDDDEIIFLIVGKRQGVDDNIRFVPRIPRESVPDYYSVCDILVLPRPHHVATEVAAPTKFAEYAAMGKPILATNVGDAANLIRQYECGVVIENNSAERITEGIAELQSLSQSERKKMGENSRKMAISEFNWEKIGKSLSDTLSKLV, from the coding sequence ATGGATATCTTAAGCCTATCAATTGGCGCTCCCAATGGCGATGCCAAATGGTGGCGTATCTCAAATATATCCAATCAGTTGCAAAATTACGGTCATAATGTTCATCACGTATGTTATGGGGATGAATCTTTAGGGACAAAAAAGGGGTTGGATGAGTTAGAAAGAAACTCGACCGACGTAACAATCATAGATTCAAGCTTGACTGCAGCCTCAATAAGGAACGTTTTTCATGAAAATATAGTCGAAAACTACGATTGTATCTATGGAAATAACCATGTAAGCACGCTTTTCGGGAATTTAAGAATCTTCGACGATGTTCCAGTAATCTATGATATTCACGGAGACATCTTGCAAGAGCACTTACTAAAATATGAATCAAATCCACAATTACCTAACCGGTTTTCACTAAAAAGCGGGTCAAAATTACTGACAAAATGGGTTATCTACAAATCAAATTTATCAGCTTCCTCTGCAATTCTGAGCGTCTCTAAAAAAATGAAAAGGAAATTACAGGATGATGGAATACCGAAGAGCAAGATTTCGTATATCACGAATGGAGTAGATCTTGATTTCTTCTCACAAGAAAATTCTCAACATCAACCTCTCAAGGAAGAACTCGGATTGAGCTCTGAATTAATCGTCGGATATGTCGGTGGATTTCAGGAGTGGCAAGGAGTTCAAAGTCTGATTTCGGCTGCAAAACAAATTGACGATGACGAAATTATTTTTTTGATAGTGGGGAAGCGCCAAGGAGTAGACGATAACATTCGGTTTGTACCAAGAATCCCACGTGAGTCGGTTCCTGACTACTACAGTGTATGTGACATCCTGGTGCTCCCGCGCCCGCACCACGTAGCTACTGAAGTAGCAGCACCAACTAAATTCGCCGAATACGCTGCAATGGGAAAACCAATATTAGCAACTAACGTTGGCGATGCAGCAAACTTAATCAGACAGTACGAATGTGGAGTCGTCATCGAGAATAACAGCGCCGAACGGATTACTGAAGGGATTGCTGAGCTACAATCTCTTTCTCAATCTGAACGTAAAAAAATGGGCGAGAATTCGAGGAAAATGGCGATCTCGGAATTCAACTGGGAAAAGATCGGAAAGTCATTGTCAGATACATTGTCGAAATTGGTATGA
- a CDS encoding sulfatase yields MRKNIILITVDSLRVDHVGHLSNRVKYTPCIDSLAEKGASYTHAYANGIPTYFAFRSILGGRRDINTDDPIGLPIGWHSLADEFSERGYETAGFNAANPWLTESFHYDSGFDTFVDFLNDDSSGDETSPLVKGMQRVQHRIPEEGQLRDKLGLAARAFCSFTKNFPIKSCEAVTKKAVQWLNSRSSDSPFFLWVHYMDPHYPWTPASKEISSWEVARTWHEVAHIYNKSDQQPEQSTLESVNRLYAREVKNVDSAIGKIINHSSNDEKTIVCVTADHGTELGDHGGFSHGPASLYNEVTHVPLVLSGPEIQNRTISSPVQHIDIPTTLIELANSESNKEFVYDWPGNNLLDEQREFALTEVIYNYNPAASKTDTSGILCAIVCWPWKLHWNQHLDEVELYNLAEDPHETEDLSVESQSEVQKLKGLIRDEQKTTEVESRTATEILRIRECLRRLEA; encoded by the coding sequence ATGAGGAAAAATATCATTTTAATAACTGTAGACTCGTTGCGAGTAGACCACGTAGGACATCTTTCAAACCGTGTTAAATACACACCGTGCATCGATTCCCTTGCAGAGAAGGGTGCCTCCTATACACATGCTTACGCCAATGGCATTCCAACCTACTTTGCTTTCCGATCAATCCTTGGAGGACGACGAGATATCAATACGGATGATCCTATTGGTCTTCCTATAGGATGGCATTCGCTAGCCGATGAATTCTCAGAGAGGGGGTATGAGACTGCAGGTTTCAATGCTGCTAACCCTTGGTTGACAGAAAGCTTTCACTACGATTCTGGTTTCGATACCTTCGTAGATTTTCTAAATGATGATTCAAGTGGGGACGAGACAAGTCCGTTAGTAAAGGGGATGCAGAGAGTTCAACACAGAATTCCAGAAGAGGGACAATTACGGGACAAACTTGGACTCGCTGCGAGAGCGTTCTGTAGTTTCACAAAAAACTTCCCAATAAAATCCTGTGAAGCTGTAACCAAAAAGGCAGTACAATGGTTAAATTCTCGTTCGTCCGATTCCCCCTTCTTCTTATGGGTACATTATATGGATCCACACTATCCATGGACTCCAGCCTCAAAAGAGATATCAAGCTGGGAAGTTGCTCGAACCTGGCACGAAGTTGCACATATATACAATAAGTCTGATCAGCAACCAGAGCAATCAACATTGGAAAGCGTCAATCGGTTGTACGCCCGCGAAGTGAAGAACGTTGATTCCGCAATTGGGAAGATAATTAATCATTCATCCAATGATGAAAAGACTATTGTTTGTGTCACAGCTGATCACGGAACCGAACTCGGAGATCACGGTGGATTCAGCCATGGGCCTGCTTCGCTTTATAATGAAGTGACTCATGTACCATTGGTTCTCTCTGGGCCAGAGATACAGAACCGAACTATTTCCAGCCCAGTCCAACACATCGACATCCCAACTACGCTAATCGAATTGGCCAATTCAGAATCAAACAAAGAGTTTGTATATGATTGGCCTGGGAATAATTTGTTGGATGAGCAGCGAGAATTCGCATTGACAGAGGTCATTTACAACTACAATCCCGCCGCTTCGAAGACTGACACCTCAGGTATTCTATGCGCAATCGTTTGTTGGCCTTGGAAGTTGCATTGGAACCAGCATCTAGATGAGGTAGAACTTTATAATTTAGCGGAGGACCCTCATGAAACCGAAGATTTAAGTGTCGAATCTCAAAGCGAGGTGCAGAAATTAAAAGGACTCATTCGTGACGAACAGAAAACAACGGAGGTTGAGTCTCGAACAGCGACAGAGATTTTGCGAATCCGAGAATGTTTACGACGACTTGAGGCTTGA
- a CDS encoding class I SAM-dependent methyltransferase, with product MNRIQAANRILNNEGPQRLLSETANLIVKVASKNSIVDDIALQATKELLSSRKGDENTPSDVIDTIYSFRGVGRYRTIRALQVRSEFEQLVDTVIEHDPDTVLEIGTAKGGTLYAWARLLNADTKFISIDLPGGEFGGGYSENRQQLLDSFSDAEMTFIRANSHSADTIAKAAGEVLHNGVDFLFIDGDHTYEGVKADWTLYRELVNDGGIVAFHDIAPHPEYPNSNVDQLWDEIKEDYDTTEFIEDSNQGWAGIGLVHL from the coding sequence ATGAATCGGATTCAAGCTGCAAACAGGATACTAAATAATGAGGGTCCACAAAGGCTGCTTTCTGAAACGGCAAATCTAATCGTTAAAGTAGCGAGCAAGAATTCAATAGTCGACGACATTGCTCTCCAAGCAACCAAAGAACTGCTCTCAAGTCGAAAGGGCGATGAAAATACTCCGAGCGATGTCATCGATACAATCTATTCCTTTCGTGGGGTTGGCCGATATCGAACGATTCGGGCGCTTCAGGTGCGGAGTGAATTTGAACAGTTAGTTGATACAGTTATTGAGCATGACCCAGATACGGTCCTCGAAATAGGAACTGCAAAGGGGGGAACGTTGTATGCTTGGGCACGGCTTCTGAATGCGGATACAAAATTCATTAGTATCGATCTTCCAGGGGGTGAATTTGGTGGTGGGTACTCTGAGAATCGCCAGCAACTTCTGGACTCATTTTCGGACGCAGAGATGACCTTCATCCGTGCTAATTCCCATAGCGCAGATACCATTGCTAAAGCAGCTGGCGAAGTACTCCACAACGGGGTTGATTTCCTTTTCATCGATGGCGACCACACGTATGAAGGAGTGAAGGCTGATTGGACACTCTATCGAGAATTAGTGAATGACGGAGGGATTGTAGCATTCCACGATATCGCTCCTCATCCAGAATATCCAAACTCAAACGTTGACCAGCTTTGGGATGAGATTAAAGAGGACTATGATACTACCGAGTTTATTGAGGATTCAAACCAAGGCTGGGCTGGAATTGGATTGGTACATCTCTGA
- a CDS encoding glycosyltransferase family 4 protein: MSKSELRVLIVSQMFPPEKGGNASRIGDLSKHMADELDVTVVSPPPCFPASDFDWSWVWETGETRDGVNVHRLWSWQLRDVDPSFIERMLYYFTFVAHAIFWLFWRREEFDVVVTTSPPIFTGIVALPFRLAGSVKWVVDIRDLWIDVSSDLGFISENGIITKISHSYQEFELRKADLITVTTEGTSEQLRERYNFKSDITTIPNGVDIEFFEPLNESTKHDLIYTGNLGYGQDLETCIRSMQFLDNSTTFQIVGSGDLKSRLENLADDLDLSEQIEFTGLVDREHIPKLLNQSKVGLAPLKDRDSLSYAIPTKVYEYMACELPIIALGRGQIETILESSGAGIVASNNPKQMAQQIERLLLSEQERKRIGKHGRQFVEEKYNRRNIAMELVQQIRTLCVG, encoded by the coding sequence ATGAGCAAATCCGAACTAAGAGTGCTGATTGTCAGTCAGATGTTCCCACCTGAGAAGGGAGGTAACGCCTCTCGGATAGGTGACTTGTCGAAACACATGGCCGATGAGTTAGATGTGACGGTTGTTTCGCCACCACCTTGTTTTCCAGCGAGTGATTTTGATTGGTCGTGGGTGTGGGAGACAGGTGAAACCCGTGATGGCGTTAATGTCCACCGATTGTGGTCGTGGCAGCTTCGAGATGTTGATCCCTCGTTTATCGAGAGAATGCTTTATTATTTCACATTCGTCGCTCATGCGATATTCTGGTTGTTCTGGCGACGCGAGGAGTTCGATGTTGTTGTGACGACGTCACCACCGATTTTTACAGGGATAGTTGCGCTGCCATTCCGTCTCGCAGGCTCTGTCAAATGGGTGGTTGATATCCGAGACCTCTGGATTGATGTATCTTCAGATCTCGGATTTATCTCGGAAAATGGGATTATTACGAAAATTAGTCACTCTTACCAAGAGTTTGAACTCAGAAAAGCCGACTTGATTACAGTGACGACAGAGGGAACGAGCGAGCAACTAAGGGAGAGATACAATTTTAAATCCGACATTACAACGATTCCGAATGGGGTTGATATTGAATTTTTCGAACCACTCAATGAATCTACCAAACACGATTTGATTTATACAGGAAATCTGGGTTATGGACAGGACTTGGAGACCTGCATTCGGTCTATGCAGTTCCTTGATAATAGTACGACTTTCCAAATCGTTGGGAGTGGCGATCTTAAATCCAGGTTAGAGAATTTAGCAGACGACCTTGACCTGTCGGAACAAATTGAGTTTACAGGGCTAGTCGATAGAGAGCATATTCCGAAATTATTGAACCAGTCAAAGGTTGGGTTGGCCCCGCTTAAAGACAGGGATTCACTGAGTTACGCAATTCCCACTAAAGTATACGAATATATGGCTTGTGAACTACCAATTATCGCGTTAGGGAGAGGTCAAATCGAAACCATTCTTGAAAGCTCTGGTGCAGGTATTGTCGCGTCCAATAATCCGAAACAGATGGCTCAGCAGATTGAACGGTTACTACTATCCGAACAAGAAAGAAAACGGATAGGGAAGCATGGAAGGCAATTTGTTGAAGAAAAGTATAACCGTCGAAATATTGCGATGGAACTAGTGCAGCAGATTAGGACATTGTGTGTGGGATGA
- a CDS encoding glycosyltransferase family 4 protein — MKYKLLASAVNHPDSQHPYRGIFNKRSLEALAKHDDCSLTAFAPIPYAPPFGPNSEFFKVPIYEEFPQHSVIRPRFLYWIPKSILYSLTGKSYRRTMEKATSETEFEVAHACHIYPDGYALMSVAENQQRPFTVMCHGHFLNNYSDLPPKVEGHVLKVLQEANHVFCVSDALTETASEIANIENISTIPIGATPSNFPIEKSEALRAKYKIDNQKTIVLFCGQFIQRKGINEIIEALPGLPKKDVEYIFIGHGGQMKQELFEATKRSDSPKSTRILESVETDELREWFAMADLFFLPSHAEGRPTAIYEAMASNTAVLSTRIEGVSEQVEEGKTGRLISPGNSEELTTALSELTENPSTLREMGQAGKERLIEQGWTWEGFADRVSRKHSDLLQ; from the coding sequence ATGAAGTATAAATTGTTGGCATCTGCAGTCAATCACCCAGATTCACAGCACCCCTATCGAGGAATTTTCAACAAACGTTCTCTTGAAGCGTTAGCAAAGCACGACGACTGCTCTCTTACTGCATTTGCTCCCATTCCATATGCACCTCCTTTTGGACCGAATTCTGAATTCTTTAAGGTGCCAATTTATGAGGAGTTTCCGCAGCACAGTGTTATTCGTCCTCGATTTTTATATTGGATTCCCAAGTCGATTCTATATTCATTGACCGGTAAGAGTTATAGACGGACGATGGAGAAGGCAACTTCAGAAACAGAGTTCGAAGTTGCTCATGCGTGTCACATCTATCCTGATGGATATGCATTGATGTCTGTTGCTGAGAATCAACAGCGCCCATTTACAGTTATGTGCCACGGCCACTTCCTCAACAATTACTCCGATTTGCCTCCAAAGGTAGAAGGCCATGTACTTAAAGTGCTACAGGAGGCTAATCACGTTTTCTGCGTCTCAGACGCTCTCACGGAAACAGCCTCGGAAATCGCGAATATTGAAAATATATCTACGATTCCTATTGGTGCGACCCCCTCAAATTTTCCGATAGAAAAGTCAGAAGCGTTGCGTGCAAAGTATAAAATCGACAATCAGAAAACAATTGTACTCTTTTGCGGACAGTTTATTCAACGGAAAGGGATTAACGAAATAATTGAGGCCTTACCGGGACTTCCTAAAAAAGATGTTGAATATATATTCATTGGCCATGGTGGGCAAATGAAACAAGAGCTATTTGAAGCTACCAAAAGGTCTGATTCTCCAAAGAGCACACGAATTCTCGAATCAGTTGAAACGGATGAACTTAGAGAGTGGTTCGCAATGGCAGACCTATTTTTTCTTCCAAGTCATGCAGAAGGACGACCTACTGCAATCTATGAAGCAATGGCATCAAATACTGCTGTCCTCTCTACACGAATTGAAGGTGTTAGTGAGCAGGTTGAGGAAGGAAAGACAGGTCGTCTTATCAGTCCAGGCAATTCCGAAGAGCTAACTACAGCATTATCGGAACTCACTGAAAATCCCAGCACTCTCCGAGAGATGGGTCAAGCAGGCAAAGAGAGGCTTATAGAACAAGGGTGGACATGGGAAGGGTTTGCCGACCGCGTATCCAGGAAACATTCTGACCTGCTACAATAG
- a CDS encoding polysaccharide biosynthesis C-terminal domain-containing protein, whose product MDFAKSTVKVFIANLVATIIGFVGIAFFAQELGPHLMGTFFLFQALLTVISIPADIGISNGVAKRISEGQNPGKTLSSALILKTITAAGIAGIVLLSRDYVNDFLGGEFAVYLAVGIVLQEFAKLSIELLQGELKVGKTALPTVAQQVVFVGAGSILVGLGFGVVSLIYALLLGFISMLGIGFFRSSTGFGRPTISRMRNLFDYSKYAVISTIGGHTFNWMDVAIIGVILTQADVGVYEVAWRVSVLTLIFSKALGRALFPQISKWASENEISKINEIISESMTLSLFLVIPAFFGSLLYSQEILSFVFGPEYAVAWIVLIILLAEKIFQAIHIVAGQALLAIDRPELAARATVISIITNLVLNIILILEFGIIGAAIATAISSLLNDILHIKYVYRYVSIKTPWKDIIWLLFAATVMLSMLYVAEFVLPTSSLPVLIAKITLGVIIYSSVIVSRAETRTKIKTNISRISPY is encoded by the coding sequence ATGGATTTTGCGAAATCTACTGTCAAGGTATTCATAGCAAATTTAGTAGCAACAATAATAGGTTTCGTGGGGATTGCATTTTTTGCTCAGGAGCTTGGCCCACACCTTATGGGCACATTCTTTCTATTCCAGGCGCTTCTAACAGTAATTTCGATACCCGCAGACATCGGAATCAGCAATGGTGTAGCGAAGCGTATTAGTGAGGGGCAAAACCCGGGTAAAACTTTATCAAGTGCTCTCATATTAAAAACCATCACAGCAGCAGGTATAGCTGGAATAGTTTTATTATCTAGAGATTACGTCAATGACTTCCTTGGCGGCGAATTTGCGGTGTATTTAGCAGTAGGAATAGTCCTTCAAGAATTCGCCAAACTATCTATCGAACTACTCCAAGGGGAACTTAAAGTCGGGAAAACAGCCCTTCCAACGGTAGCTCAACAAGTCGTCTTTGTTGGAGCTGGCTCGATATTAGTCGGCCTTGGTTTCGGAGTTGTATCTCTTATATACGCACTATTGCTCGGTTTTATTTCTATGCTTGGAATTGGTTTCTTCAGAAGTTCAACCGGGTTTGGGAGACCAACAATAAGTCGAATGCGTAACTTATTCGATTATTCAAAATATGCAGTCATCTCAACTATAGGTGGGCACACATTCAATTGGATGGATGTGGCGATAATTGGGGTGATTCTGACCCAAGCCGATGTGGGTGTTTACGAAGTCGCTTGGAGAGTGTCAGTACTAACCCTAATATTCAGTAAAGCACTCGGTAGGGCGCTATTCCCACAGATAAGTAAGTGGGCAAGCGAGAATGAGATCTCCAAAATCAACGAAATCATATCGGAATCAATGACCCTCTCTTTGTTTTTAGTAATTCCAGCATTCTTTGGCTCGCTACTTTATTCTCAGGAAATTCTATCATTCGTCTTTGGTCCAGAGTATGCAGTAGCGTGGATAGTTCTCATTATTCTATTAGCAGAGAAGATATTTCAAGCAATCCATATTGTTGCTGGTCAAGCATTACTTGCGATTGATAGACCAGAATTAGCTGCTCGTGCCACAGTAATTAGCATAATAACCAATTTGGTTTTGAATATCATTTTGATATTGGAATTTGGGATAATAGGTGCAGCCATTGCCACAGCGATTTCATCTTTACTCAATGATATCCTACATATCAAATACGTCTACAGATATGTCTCCATCAAGACACCGTGGAAAGACATTATCTGGCTCCTCTTCGCAGCAACAGTAATGCTATCTATGTTGTATGTGGCAGAATTTGTACTCCCGACATCGAGTTTACCAGTGCTAATTGCGAAAATTACACTCGGAGTTATAATTTATTCTTCTGTGATTGTAAGCCGTGCAGAGACTAGAACGAAAATTAAAACGAATATATCCCGAATCAGTCCATATTAG